A section of the Acanthochromis polyacanthus isolate Apoly-LR-REF ecotype Palm Island chromosome 1, KAUST_Apoly_ChrSc, whole genome shotgun sequence genome encodes:
- the LOC110972752 gene encoding gastrula zinc finger protein XlCGF46.1-like isoform X2: MDSSRKKCKNNNGVRCRTSEEDYDSSPTTTNRDESLNCEQCGKTFITATKLRIHQRIHTVEKPFSCDQCGLTFTYKCRLTAHQVVHSGVKAFSCDQCGKTFTRMSDVKSHQLIHSGVRPFSCDQCEKTFISKSKLTRHQLIHSGVKSFSCDQCEKTFTSKSYLTAHQLIHSGVRPFSCDQCGKTFTYKSKLTKHQLIHSGVKSFRCDQCGKTFSQNGDLRSHGLIHSGVRPFSCDQCGSTFITKSKLTRHQLIHSGIRPFNCEQCGRTFTRMQKFKDHQLAHSGVRPFSCDQCGKTFIRMDHLRKHKLTHSGVRPFNCDQCGKAFTRVDHLKKHQLTHSEVRPFSCEQCSKTFTQNEQLLNHQCPQSERSGITVTLVKKVSSTNGT; encoded by the coding sequence aaatgtaaaaacaacaatggaGTCAGATGTCGGACCTCTGAAGAGGATTATGATAGTTCCCCaaccacaacaaacagagatgaatCGCTGAattgtgagcaatgtggcaagacttttatcacagcaacaaagctaagaattcaccaacgtattcacactgtggagaaaccgttcagttgtgatcagtgtgggcTTACTTTCACTTACAAGTGTAGACTAACAGCACATCAAGtcgttcacagtggagttaaagcattcagctgtgatcagtgtgggaagacattTACACGGATGAGTGAtgtaaaaagccatcaactcatccacagtggagtgagaccattcagctgtgatcagtgtgagaagaCTTTTATTAGCAAGAGTAAGTTGACAAGacaccaactcattcacagtggagttaaatcattcagctgtgatcagtgtgagaagaCTTTTACTTCTAAGAGTTATTTAACAGCacaccaactcattcacagtggagttagaccattcagctgtgatcagtgtgggaagactttcaCTTACAAGAGTAAGTTAACAAAACACCAACTCatccacagtggagttaaaTCATTCaggtgtgatcagtgtgggaagacattTTCTCAGAATGGTGATTTAAGAAGTCATGGACTCATCCACAGTGGAGTGAGACCATTCagttgtgatcagtgtgggagtACGTTTATTACCAAGAGTAAGCTAACAAGacaccaactcattcacagtggaatTAGACCATTCAATTGTGAGCAGTGTGGGAGGACTTTTACTCGGATGCAAAAGTTCAAAGACCATCAACTCGCCCACAGTGGAGTtcgaccattcagctgtgatcagtgtgggaagacgtTTATTCGAATGGATCATTTAAGAAAACATAAACTTACCCACAGTGGAGTTcgaccattcaactgtgatcagtgtgggaaggcTTTTACTCGAGtggatcatttaaaaaaacatcaactcacCCACAGTGAagttagaccattcagctgtgaacaGTGTTCGAAAACTTTTACTCAAAATGAACAGTTATTGAACCATCAGTGCCCACAGTCAGAGAGAAGCGGTATCACTGTGACTCTTGTGAAAAAAGTTTCAAGCACCAACGGAAcctaa
- the LOC110972752 gene encoding gastrula zinc finger protein XlCGF46.1-like isoform X1: protein MDSSRKKCKNNNGVRCRTSEEDYDSSPTTTNRDESLNCEQCGKTFITATKLRIHQRIHTVEKPFSCDQCGLTFTYKCRLTAHQVVHSGVKAFSCDQCGKTFTRMSDVKSHQLIHSGVRPFSCDQCEKTFISKSKLTRHQLIHSGVKSFSCDQCEKTFTSKSYLTAHQLIHSGVRPFSCDQCGKTFTYKSKLTKHQLIHSGVKSFRCDQCGKTFSQNGDLRSHGLIHSGVRPFSCDQCGSTFITKSKLTRHQLIHSGIRPFNCEQCGRTFTRMQKFKDHQLAHSGVRPFSCDQCGKTFIRMDHLRKHKLTHSGVRPFNCDQCGKAFTRVDHLKKHQLTHSEVRPFSCEQCSKTFTQNEQLLNHQCPQSERSGITVTLVKKVSSTNGT, encoded by the exons atggattcttcacgaAAA aaatgtaaaaacaacaatggaGTCAGATGTCGGACCTCTGAAGAGGATTATGATAGTTCCCCaaccacaacaaacagagatgaatCGCTGAattgtgagcaatgtggcaagacttttatcacagcaacaaagctaagaattcaccaacgtattcacactgtggagaaaccgttcagttgtgatcagtgtgggcTTACTTTCACTTACAAGTGTAGACTAACAGCACATCAAGtcgttcacagtggagttaaagcattcagctgtgatcagtgtgggaagacattTACACGGATGAGTGAtgtaaaaagccatcaactcatccacagtggagtgagaccattcagctgtgatcagtgtgagaagaCTTTTATTAGCAAGAGTAAGTTGACAAGacaccaactcattcacagtggagttaaatcattcagctgtgatcagtgtgagaagaCTTTTACTTCTAAGAGTTATTTAACAGCacaccaactcattcacagtggagttagaccattcagctgtgatcagtgtgggaagactttcaCTTACAAGAGTAAGTTAACAAAACACCAACTCatccacagtggagttaaaTCATTCaggtgtgatcagtgtgggaagacattTTCTCAGAATGGTGATTTAAGAAGTCATGGACTCATCCACAGTGGAGTGAGACCATTCagttgtgatcagtgtgggagtACGTTTATTACCAAGAGTAAGCTAACAAGacaccaactcattcacagtggaatTAGACCATTCAATTGTGAGCAGTGTGGGAGGACTTTTACTCGGATGCAAAAGTTCAAAGACCATCAACTCGCCCACAGTGGAGTtcgaccattcagctgtgatcagtgtgggaagacgtTTATTCGAATGGATCATTTAAGAAAACATAAACTTACCCACAGTGGAGTTcgaccattcaactgtgatcagtgtgggaaggcTTTTACTCGAGtggatcatttaaaaaaacatcaactcacCCACAGTGAagttagaccattcagctgtgaacaGTGTTCGAAAACTTTTACTCAAAATGAACAGTTATTGAACCATCAGTGCCCACAGTCAGAGAGAAGCGGTATCACTGTGACTCTTGTGAAAAAAGTTTCAAGCACCAACGGAAcctaa